GCCAGGGTTGCCCATGCAGACATTGATCCGGCGGAAATTGGCAAGAATGTCGAGACGCATTTTCCGATAGTGGGAGATGCGAAAGCTGTCTTGCAGATGATGTTAAGTCATCCTGTTGAAGGAGCGGATTCAAGCCTTTGGCTGGACCAATTAGCGAAAAAAAAACAAGAGTACCCGTACTGGTTTTCTGATAGTGAAGAATTTCTTCCTCCGCAGCATGTAATTGAATTAGTGCACAAGCATACAGATGGTGAGGCGATTGTCACAACGGATGTCGGCCAGCACCAGATGTGGGCTGCCCAATTCTACTCCTTTTCGCAGCCAAACTCCTGGGTCACATCGGGAGGACTTGGAACAATGGGATTCGGCTTCCCGGCGGCCATTGGTGCCCAGCTGGCAAAACCAGATGCGACGGTCATTTCACTCGTCGGGGATGGCGGCTTTCAAATGACGCTCCAGGAACTGATTTTATTAAAAGAATGGAACTTGCCAGTGAAAGTGTTGATCATCAATAATGGCTCACTCGGAATGGTCCGCCAGTGGCAGGAAACCTTTTATGAAAAACGGTTATCGCATTCCGTTTTTGCCTTGCAGCCGGATTTCCTTAAGCTGGCAGAATCTTATGGAATAAAAGCATATCGAGTGAGCAGTAAAGACGAAGCAGAGAGGATCTTCAGTGAAGTTTTAACAGACCGCGAGCCAGTCCTAATTGATTGCCGTGTGAATCCTGAAGAAAAGGTCTATCCAATGGTCGCGCCGGGGAAAGGGCTGCATGAAATGATTGGGGTGAAACCATGAAAAAACGGATGGTCACAGCATTAGTCCATAATCAAAACGGAATTTTCACCAGGCTTATGGGCATGTTCCACAAGCATCAGTACAGAATTGAGAGCCTTGCGGTTGCGTCCGCATACCCGGAGCTGAAGGACGTTTCTAAAATGTCTGTCATCCTCGAGGTTGAAGATGACCATAAGTTTCTGCAGCTGGTGAAGCAGGTCAATAAACAGGTTGATGTCCTGTTTGTCACGGATGTAACAGACGAACAGGTTATCGAGAGGGAACTCGCGATGATGAAGCAGTTGTTGGTTTGATCTATTTTTTAAAAAGGGAGAGGTTGGAATGGTAAAGGTCTATTATCAAGCAGATGTGAATGAGGGCGTTTTAAAAGGGAAGAGAGTTGCTGTCATTGGTTATGGTTCACAGGGACATGCACATGCACAAAATTTACGGGACAGCGGGCATCAGGTGGTTGTCGGATTGCGTCCGGGAAAATCGTGGGCTCAGGCTGAGGAAGATGGATTCAGGGTATTGCCGGTCAGGGAAGCGTGCGAAACAGCAGATGTGGTCATGGTGTTATTGCCTGATGAAAAGCAGCCAGCTGTGTATGAAAAGGAAATCAAACCTGCGTTAACTGCCGGAAAGGCACTTGCATTCGCCCACGGTTTCAATGTTCATTTTCATCAAATTGTCCCACCTGAAGATGTGGATGTGTTCTTAGTCGCGCCAAAAGGGCCGGGGCACTTGGTACGGAGAACCTTTGAAGAAGGAGCAGGAGTGCCGGCATTGATTGGGGTGCATCAGGATGTGACTGGCCAGGCGAAGGAACTGGCATTGGCCTATGCGAAAGGGGTAGGAGCTGCGAGGGCAGGAGTTCTGGAAACGAATTTTCAGGAAGAAACGGAAACCGACCTTTTCGGTGAACAAGCCGTTTTATGCGGTGGCTTGACATCGCTTGTTAAAGCGGGGTTTGAGACGCTGGTGGAAGCAGGATATCAAAAAGAAGTCGCCTATTTTGAGTGTATGCATGAGCTTAAATTGATCGTCGATCTCATGTATGAACAAGGGCTGGAAGGCATGAGGCATTCGATTTCCGATACAGCTCAGTGGGGGGATTTTGTATCCGGCCCGCGGGTTATTAATGAAGAAACAAAGGAGCGCATGAAGGAAGTATTGGAGGATATACAATCAGGCCGTTTTGCAAAAGGGTGGATACTGGAAAATCAGGCGAACCGGGCCGAATTCAATGCGATAAATAACCGGGAAAAGCAGCATCCAATCGAAGAGGTTGGGAAAGAGCTGAGAAAAATGATGCCATTCGTCCAGCAAAAGCAAAAGAGGGAACTCGTTAAATAATCATTTTGAGGTGAGCATATTGGGGATTTGTTAAAGAGCGTTCAGATCGAGGAAGCGATGGAAAAGCTGAAGGATAAAGTGCACCAGACTCCTTTGAAGCAAAGTACGACTTTAAATTACTTAAGTAATGCCGACGTTTATTTGAAACTTGAAAACCTGCAGAAAACGGGATCCTTCAAGCTAAGGGGTGCGATGAACAAAATTTTATCACTGACCGACCAGGAAGTGAAAAATGGCATCCTGGCTGCTTCTGCCGGCAATCATGCCCAGGGGGTGGCCATGGCATCCTCGTTAAGGGGCATCCGATCAAAAATCTATATGCCGAAGCATACTCCTTTTTCTAAGGCTTCTGCCACAAAGGGATATGGTGCGGAAATTGTCCTGGTCGGCGACACATACGATGAATCCTACCAAAAAGCGGCTGAAGAAATGAGCCAGAATGGAAGCACCTTTGTCCATGCATTTGATGATGAGAGGGTCATTGCAGGACAAGGAACGGTTGGGTTAGAAATGCTGCAGCAAAATGATCAGCTGGACGTTATTTTTGTGCCGATTGGTGGTGGCGGGCTGATCTCAGGGGTGGCACTCGCCATCAAAGCCATCAAGCCATCCGTTAAAGTAATTGGTGTGCAGGCAGTTGGGGCGCCTGCCACCTATCAGAAATTTTCCGGACAGAAATTGAAGTCACCACATGCTATCCACACGATAGCTGACGGGATCATGGTGAAGGAACCCGGAATCATAACCTATCCAATCATCGAAAAGTATGTAGACGAAATCGTAACCGTAACCGATGAAGAAATCGCCCATGCCATCATGTTCATGCTTGAAAGAGAGAAGATGCTTGTCGAAGGAGCAGGCGCCGCAGCATTGGCCTCTATTTTATACAAAAAGGTCCCGGTCGACGGGAAGAAAGTAGGATGCATCATCAGTGGCGGGAATGTCGATCCGGTAAAAATTCCGATCTATAAGGAACTATCCAATCGAACGATGAGGCTATACTATACAGGTTAATGAAATGTCTTCTTGGTAAAGTTTCGTCCCGTGAATCGATCTGCTAGCCGAATGTTGCGAATAAGAATCAACCTCCAGGAGAAAATACAGAATAAACTCTTGGAGGAAAAACGATGAGAGAACGTAAGGACAAACAGAAGCATAGCCAAATGATGAACAGTGTCCAAAATGAAGAGTTGCTGGAAATCACCCAAACAGAATCTGGCTTGGAATCCGTTACAGAAGGTACTGACTATATGTCGGGAGATAAAGAGAATTCCCCAAACTGTGGCGGGTTATGAATGAAGTTGCTGCAAGAACACAGAAGCAGGTGCCTGAAAAAAGGCACCTGCTTTTTCCCTTTCCCTGCTAGTACACAGGAAGGACTCGGAAGTAGTTGCTCCATTTAGGGTTACGGAACACCGAAACCGGGATGAAGTTCCGTTCATTATAAAAATTAATAGAATTTTCATATAAGTACTTGTAATCTATAATTAAGGTATACATGGCTGGGATTTGGCTAGTTGGTCAGTTCCGGTTTTTTCAGGTTGAAGGGGATGAGAGTATGACAGATAAAGAGATTCTTTTTCGAAAAAAGGCATCTGACTATTATATAGTGCTAATTGGTCTTCTGGGGTGGGCATTTATTTTGTATTCGATTCCTTTTGCGCCTTTTCCGGAAAAGCCGATTGTGCTGATCCTTCTGATTGTATTAATGTTGCTTGCGGAGTATTTTCCGATCCCGTTATTTTCGATCACAATGTTCAGCACGATGACATTCCCGATTCTATATATCATGAATCTTTATTTTGGTATTTATACTGCCACCGTCACCTTTGCGTTTGTGCTGATTTTTGAAGCTTTCCATCATAAAAGATCTCTTCGTTCAACCGTGTTCAACATTGCCCAGTATACGCTATCTCTTGTGGGGGCGGACTGGCTGATCAAGGTATGGATTAGCCAATATCCATTAGGTGATCCATTCTCAGACCTTCTGATTATTTATGCTTTTACTTCGTTCTATTTTCTAATCAATAATGTCCTGAATGATATCCTCTTTACCATACGGCCTTTCCCTTTTACAAAAAAAGAGTGGAAGAGCAAAGCTTTACAAGAGTTGTTTATTTCCAAACTGTCTATCGTCTTACTCGCTTTTCTTGAGATCTATACAAATTATCTTCCTGAGAACGTCATTGATTTTACGACTATTCTTTTTCTAACCCTTTGGATCGGGATCACCACGACCAGTTCCATCCTGACAAAAGCAAGAATAGAAAGAAAGAGATTGGATGCCCTATCCCTCCTTAGTACGGAATTGAACAGGATCAATACAAAGGATTTCGGTGAAAAGAAAAGCCTTCTTGCCGAAACCTTCAATGCCAATGCTTTTGTATTACTGGTTAAGGAACATAATGCCTGGAACCTTTTGCTTAAGGATGGGCAGGTAAAAAGCGAGGTCACATTGAGTGATGAAATGTCACTCTATCTTGATGAAATTTCTGAAATGACCGTTGTGACCGAAAAGGAAATAGAAAAGCTGCCAAGCAATAGTATCTTTAATAAGATGGTGCTCTCGCAGATCTTTTCACCTCTTATTATCGACAATGAAAAAGTTGGGATGTTGATTGTTGGCAGAGTAAGTGGAATTGGTTTTATCCATGATGAGATTCGTTTATTGACCGTATTATCCAATGTCCTGGCAAGTACATTGAAAACGAGATCGCTCATCCTGGAAAATGAAAAACTTTTGATCGTGGAAGAACGCAGCCGAATCGCGCGCGATATTCACGATGGCATTGGCCAGTCATTGGCAGGCATCGTCTTTCAAATGGAATCTTCGCTGCGAAAAATGAGTGTAGCTAAAGAGAATCTTCCTAATGAACAGATTGAACAATGGATAGTTAAACTTAGAGACAGCCTGAAAGAGCTTCGTCAATCCATCTATTCATTAAGAACATGCCCCGTGGAAAAGCATGGGCTGAAGCGGGCGATCGAAGAAAAAATCCACAAAATAGAGTTGGAAAAAGAAGCAAATATCACTTTTACCCAGAAGGGCGAGCCTTACTCTTTAGGCTATCAAGTAGAAAAGGTGATTTATGATATTTTCCAGGAAAGCCTGCAAAACTCTGTAAAACATGCACAGGCAGATAAAATCGAGGTCATGCTTAAATATGGCCGTGAACAGACGATGATCAAAATCAAGGATGATGGAATTGGCTTTTCATTATATGACAAGTTGATAAAAGGACAGACGGAACCTCATTTTGGCATCCTCACGATGAGCGAGCTCGCGCATGATTTCGGAGCCAAACTTGAGATTGACAGTGCTGAGGGAAAAGGAACGGAGATTCGGCTTGGCATACCACACATTATTAAAGGGGTGAGAGAGTATGATTAACGTTATGATTGTGGATGACCACACAGTTTTGAGGGATGGGATCCGCAGTATTTTGGATGTTGAAGAGGACTTGCTCCTCGTAGGAGAAGCAGATTCAGGGGACGGTTTATTAGCGAAATTGGATACCATTGTGCCAGATGTGATCGTTTTGGATATCAACCTGCAGGATAAGAATGGGATAGAATTCATTTCGCTGATCAAAGAAAAGCATCCAGCTTGTAAAATACTAATCTTGACGATGTTTGATCATGATGAATACCTCAAATCGGCCCTCCGTGAAGGTGCGGATGGATATTTATTGAAGGATGCTTCCTCCATGGAAGTCATTGACGCCATTCGGAAAATCCACAAAGGGGACTCCATCATTCACCCTAAGATGGCAAGTAAATTGATTTCCTATCACAGGATCCAAAGCGACTTTACCCACCAGGAAAATGAATTGACCAACAGGGAGAAGGAAGTCCTTAATGAATTAGTCAGAGGGAAGTCCAATAAGGAAATAGCTGCACAGCTATCCATAAGCGATAAAACGGTAAAAATCCATGTGAACAAAATCTATAAGAAACTAAACGTGAACAGCCGCTCTCAAGCCATTATCTACGCCGTGCAAAATAAACTGGTTCCCTATTTGAATTAACATCAAGCTGCCTTTATGGCAGTTTTTTTTGCAAAAAAAATGAACTCTATAACCTTAGTACTATCACGCCTATAATCAAGTATCTAGAAAGATAGAACAAACACTCAATATTCAAAAAGGACTAATTCTACCATAATAGTAGAGTAGGATACATGTCGTTAAGGTTAAGTTTGTGTAAAGATTTTTTGAAGAAAAAGAGGTGTGCAGCGTCATGACTAAGGAGAACCTGATTGAAGAAACTCGCAGAAAAATGATCATTAGCATAAAGGAAAATGGTTACTTGAATAAAAAGACCATTGAACTTAGTCAGGAATTGGACGTCTACATTTTAGAGCAACAAAAGTTCGGGATGGAACTGCTGAGGAAAAAACGGGGTAAAAGTCTGGGATGATCCATTCTTGAGCTGCAGGACTGACTACTTTTAGTTTTATAGGATATAAGAAAAAGCTAATTAAGGAGTTGAGACCATCACATGAGTCATGAGAGTCTGGGCGATATTTTGAGAATGGAAAGGCTTAAGAGGGATTTAACACAAGAAAAAGTGTGTGAAGACCTTGGGTTGAAGTTGAATACACTTAACCGCATCGAAAGCAGTAAAAGTGTCAGAGGAACGACGATCAAAAAATTGTTGAATTATTATCAGATGAATAAAGAATAATAGAGCAACAATGTATAGGTGAGGGGTTGTCCCTCTGTTTTACTATTCTAGTGGTGAATCGTTTTCCTTCAGTCCTCAAGCCCTTAAATTTCGCAACGCATTTTTTTACAAATAAATATAAGGTTACTAACAATCCTTTCAATGCAAACCGTTAAGCTGGATTGTTTTTTTTATGCAATTTTTTAAATCCCACTCATCCTTGCTCCGTTATATTCTCCTGTTTTAATCTCTGCATTTTACCAATTTGCTTAGATTGATTAACTTTTTCCCAAACTCAATTACCAGTTACCAAGAGCCGACTTGAATTTGAATTCTTGATATAAAAGGGGCAGCCCATTCTAAAATGATGTTCAAACAAATGCAACCCCCTTATTAACGGTATTGGGCTCGGTCTGATGAGGGCTCTGGGTGCAGGTAAGAAAATAACAAAGTTAGTGAAACTCCTATAAGAAATAAGTTTTTAAATGGAATTACAAATGGAATTCTCCTTCCATATCACTGTTCATCCTCCATTTTTATCGATCATTTTTCCCAAACTAAAAGACCTGTTTATGGGTTGATGATACCTGAAAATTTAGAATATACTTAATTCTGCAAGCCGGCATGCTTTACTATTTTTCAAAGGTGAGAGGAGCAATAGAATGAAGAAGAAGAGAATACTAGGATCTGCAGTACTTAGTCTAGCAATGGGTGTTTCAATGTTTGCGACAGGGGCCTTTGGAGCAGGGGTGCAAGAAAGCCAGGATACTTATCGAGTTTTAATTAAGGGTCCGAGTGCAGAACAAGCAAAAGTGAAAGAACAGTATGGCAAGCGCTGGGACTTTGGAAAGCAAGGTTTCACAACAGAAGTAAACAGCAAGCAGTATCAGGCTCTATTGAAGAATAAGAACATTG
The window above is part of the Mesobacillus jeotgali genome. Proteins encoded here:
- the ilvN gene encoding acetolactate synthase small subunit, with product MKKRMVTALVHNQNGIFTRLMGMFHKHQYRIESLAVASAYPELKDVSKMSVILEVEDDHKFLQLVKQVNKQVDVLFVTDVTDEQVIERELAMMKQLLV
- the ilvC gene encoding ketol-acid reductoisomerase — protein: MVKVYYQADVNEGVLKGKRVAVIGYGSQGHAHAQNLRDSGHQVVVGLRPGKSWAQAEEDGFRVLPVREACETADVVMVLLPDEKQPAVYEKEIKPALTAGKALAFAHGFNVHFHQIVPPEDVDVFLVAPKGPGHLVRRTFEEGAGVPALIGVHQDVTGQAKELALAYAKGVGAARAGVLETNFQEETETDLFGEQAVLCGGLTSLVKAGFETLVEAGYQKEVAYFECMHELKLIVDLMYEQGLEGMRHSISDTAQWGDFVSGPRVINEETKERMKEVLEDIQSGRFAKGWILENQANRAEFNAINNREKQHPIEEVGKELRKMMPFVQQKQKRELVK
- the ilvA gene encoding threonine ammonia-lyase, with translation MLKSVQIEEAMEKLKDKVHQTPLKQSTTLNYLSNADVYLKLENLQKTGSFKLRGAMNKILSLTDQEVKNGILAASAGNHAQGVAMASSLRGIRSKIYMPKHTPFSKASATKGYGAEIVLVGDTYDESYQKAAEEMSQNGSTFVHAFDDERVIAGQGTVGLEMLQQNDQLDVIFVPIGGGGLISGVALAIKAIKPSVKVIGVQAVGAPATYQKFSGQKLKSPHAIHTIADGIMVKEPGIITYPIIEKYVDEIVTVTDEEIAHAIMFMLEREKMLVEGAGAAALASILYKKVPVDGKKVGCIISGGNVDPVKIPIYKELSNRTMRLYYTG
- a CDS encoding histidine kinase; amino-acid sequence: MTDKEILFRKKASDYYIVLIGLLGWAFILYSIPFAPFPEKPIVLILLIVLMLLAEYFPIPLFSITMFSTMTFPILYIMNLYFGIYTATVTFAFVLIFEAFHHKRSLRSTVFNIAQYTLSLVGADWLIKVWISQYPLGDPFSDLLIIYAFTSFYFLINNVLNDILFTIRPFPFTKKEWKSKALQELFISKLSIVLLAFLEIYTNYLPENVIDFTTILFLTLWIGITTTSSILTKARIERKRLDALSLLSTELNRINTKDFGEKKSLLAETFNANAFVLLVKEHNAWNLLLKDGQVKSEVTLSDEMSLYLDEISEMTVVTEKEIEKLPSNSIFNKMVLSQIFSPLIIDNEKVGMLIVGRVSGIGFIHDEIRLLTVLSNVLASTLKTRSLILENEKLLIVEERSRIARDIHDGIGQSLAGIVFQMESSLRKMSVAKENLPNEQIEQWIVKLRDSLKELRQSIYSLRTCPVEKHGLKRAIEEKIHKIELEKEANITFTQKGEPYSLGYQVEKVIYDIFQESLQNSVKHAQADKIEVMLKYGREQTMIKIKDDGIGFSLYDKLIKGQTEPHFGILTMSELAHDFGAKLEIDSAEGKGTEIRLGIPHIIKGVREYD
- a CDS encoding response regulator transcription factor, whose protein sequence is MINVMIVDDHTVLRDGIRSILDVEEDLLLVGEADSGDGLLAKLDTIVPDVIVLDINLQDKNGIEFISLIKEKHPACKILILTMFDHDEYLKSALREGADGYLLKDASSMEVIDAIRKIHKGDSIIHPKMASKLISYHRIQSDFTHQENELTNREKEVLNELVRGKSNKEIAAQLSISDKTVKIHVNKIYKKLNVNSRSQAIIYAVQNKLVPYLN
- a CDS encoding aspartyl-phosphate phosphatase Spo0E family protein, encoding MTKENLIEETRRKMIISIKENGYLNKKTIELSQELDVYILEQQKFGMELLRKKRGKSLG
- a CDS encoding helix-turn-helix transcriptional regulator, whose protein sequence is MSHESLGDILRMERLKRDLTQEKVCEDLGLKLNTLNRIESSKSVRGTTIKKLLNYYQMNKE